The Nicotiana sylvestris chromosome 6, ASM39365v2, whole genome shotgun sequence genomic sequence aagagaagctgcattgataaggatggcagcacaaaagcaagtaattgaacgatattacaataggaaagcacgcctcagatttttcaaaattggggacttcgtgcttaaaaaggtgttccaatctgcaaaggctgctaactcaggaaagctaagtccaacatgggaaggaccgtacaaagtccgtggcattgcgggaaaaggagcataccagttggaaacaatggatggtaaagttttaccctcacattggaatgctgtccacttaaaaagatattacttttgagaaagtacctacggtcaggtatcatcatgttaaaatttctctcttggtttattaatattttactaacgattttagatgctaggcaaaatatcctaactcgtgccaaatgatgagtcacaacctgcaaggcaaaatggagtattcttaaattcctagcccagggttacaattaatctgatggaaatacacacgagttaggcagtcttcatctataatcgcaccgtcgagtcccgtatatctttctgtttcaggaaaagggccaaagtaaaagaaataaacaagtgctcgaggcttcatacttcaccgctcaaacacttgggggactacatattatacacagataggtGCAAAGAAACAGATACGAGATACAAATATCGAACGATGGAagtcaagtgttgagaaaaaattatgaagtcttcagcattcatgagaataacagagtcatctctcaaaactcataaacaaagtcacctcttaAACCtttcttaatatataaagatagggtcatgactatgtactgaaataggttatgaagaaaaaccttgtttattctatgttatgtacaaatctgttacaagaaaaacagttacgataaagttgtagatgtattgtaatacatgtaatagtcaaacacttgttaaagtttatgaataaaaacttgccaaagttgtttcatacaaaacatgtgtattcctatttctttcatcgtattataacaccattatgaagttgagacgtcttcttcattaagtgtcgataaaataaaagggccctcttttataagcctcatgttaataagtcatgagaagaatcataaagcattttcaaaggataaaaatgctaaactactctataagtcctaaataagtaaggaaaaggcaagaatagaacacattgaagtactaacgaaaacttcttaatataattaaaaagactaagtagaaacttagtcaataaaggtttatacaagtgccccattatgataactggggactttcaccaaaaaatcccttaaaaactaagggataaaaccatcatccaattgaaggggttagcacattagaagttgcaatattaatttcactttcagccacaggtacggtggcaacttctgaagaagcagcaacatgAACGGTTTCAGCTGAAGCAGGAATTGTAATCCCAATTGCTGCAGTagtcacttcttcatttaaaagttcttctgttccaggaacttcaagtgcaggagaaggagtatcagtagactgttggcttttctcgatggtatctacgactttggccagttcagactgcaagtcaaaaccttcttgagcagcttccgtcaaagcatcacgacgagatttcaggaaagcccaactcacctctatgttaaaattttcctccagaagtccatattccttttcccacatagcaagatcgttttttaagatttggtgttcagctaaatgggaatcaagggaagcttcaaaagaggcatgagaactcttcaaggcatgaatctcgtcagaagaagtctgtaagtcagcctgagcttgagtcaagatttgcactaattctcctgcatactcttccttcctagccaaaagtgccttcagctccctaacttcttcactagccttggataattgttctgacaaagagcattccaaaagctctttgtctcttttcaattggcttgaagaagctttggcagttgccagttcagaagctaaaccacggttttgctgctccaggagatttttattttcttgcaactcctctatggtcccttgagcattctcaaactgctccttccaattggttgcttcaagctgggctctcctagctatttcttcggcctcgtggacagtcttttcagactcacaggcttttctttccagtagggaaattcttcccattaattccgtgccaataaggttagcctacagagataactcatagaaatgagagattgaagataattaaaaaaaaacttgttggtaagaaGAAAAAATACCTTCCACaagaggttcgagccaaacatcggctctaccggtcttcctcaagaggctatgattggcaggaacctccaaagtaacacttctcatagtcatacttccactgctagaacccGTCTCTGTacgatgaacagagggaagaggagcaatggaaggaatggaaggagaagatgtagaaacaggaatggaaggagaagatgtagaaacaggaatggaaggaaaagatgtagaaaccaacgcAGGAGCGGAAGTAGGTGCGGTAGAAACTGCCAAGGGAACGGATataggagcggtagaaactggcaaaagaacggaagtcgtcaaaactagtaaagaaatacttacggttggcagaggaatggaggaaataggaacaaatgaggaaagaggagcttcatcaaaaacagggccgagctcgccactcccgaaaccactgtcaaaaagatgctgaattgactcattattatctcttggttcggtgtcctcgtcagaatgaatcaaatcaGGCTCGGTGGAGGAGGTtcgagcaggagtgttttcaatttcatcatcaatgattattcgtctcctgagccttggcctggtaattagggaggtaccatcctcttcttcttcagaactttcctttatagctttcctttttggcagcaaggctcgagccttatccaaatcaagagcagcattcgcagacatgcgaatggccatagctacttcagccgtcattcctctaatgccaaatcctgattaaaggatggatatacatgatcaaagttgaggaaaaaatgcttaacatgtaaaaaaacatataaaaagggcgataccatgtgttttgaccttccagccatgtaaggaagaaattgatttccaagttctctgctccctagaagcaatcttcaaaagtgagtctacccaaccacggaagttgggaataggttccacatctcccatggttgctacaaaaaaccaagaagagacgaggttaaaaacaaactttcttttgaaattctcaaaagtaggtacggtaaataaaaggaaacctacgttcaaaattccacttctcagagaagggaatatttgtttcgccaatcaagtccactgtacggacagcaacgtaacggatataccatccacgatctttgtcatcctcaggatttaccaaaacttttttgctccttgcagttaaggtaaaaaccccatggcgtattaagttaggatggtatagatgaatgaggtgagaaaaggtgaaattgacattggccttggaggataaatatctcaaacaagccactgttctccacactaatggaccgatttgggccaaacaaattgtaaagaaacgacaaaaatcgagaataactgggtcaatcggaggattaaaacctaaagtgaaggggtaagtataaacagaagaatacccacttctaaaagaggaaattctttgatttgggaaggaattgacattcggagactatccttccagttacaatctcttcttatggtggggattgtaagctcggttactattgtggggtaagtatcggctttttctaaatttgtaatttgtttttgaagagacgttttgtcactttcaaatgACAAATCGTTGGGAACTATTTCATCAACTtagggttcttgagaagaatcaagaatttccctacttttagCAGAAGGGgcctttgggatagaactccttgaagaagaaccagaggagccacctcgagtagattctaaccctgttcgaagcctacctcctccgcctcttctgtgtctaacaggggcgttgggaaattgatcgagaattggaacttttttacggttagggtttgaagaagacattgttaagaaggaagtgtgtgctgaagatttgtgaagaagacaaagttatgtgtaaaatgtGAACCGTAAAccttagaagtgtaatgatggaaagccaaTAATAAAGGaagctatcacttcgtaaatagtgagaatgaagaagtctcgaaaaagggtgtgaatagcggaatcaattagaaaatgacacatgggcagaacattaaatggaaaagactactGAGACGTTAatactgtcatgagcattaaatgtggcaaaaattccttttacatgaagatccacttcccaagtatttaattgataaataaatggaaagtgggaggactatctgtattgggaaaaaactgagtttatattaaagatgatgtggcatgacacgtggattagttaaatggtcaaagcgcagcaattgattaagaggcacggatggagacagccacgggaagaagaatttaaataggcacgagacgacgtatagatacgagtctcgtaccaatttaaattatttacagccaacggattagaaggcattgaagacaaagatctgatgacaggaaaggagtccaaattcattattaaatacttgatacgttacaaaattggtatttaataggaatgattatataacggcttatttaatgtcatttattactcatgattatatcattaaagctgaggcttcattcttttacctagaattatctataaaaggaagaagtatcatcatttgtaaggacacagaatactattgagaatttattgaaatacacatctatttgctttttaccatcattctcaaaagtattttatttttgtctcctgattatcagtaacccgaatttctttttagctttgaccaaagactcagagtTTTGGTTAAAcacttgtcgggatgttattgtttatgatattttcTCCCTCTTTAGGCTAGCTCACATAAATTCCTGTTAACTAGTTTCCCTGTGAACTTACTCTTTAGGCGAGTGTTTCTCTTTGCATAAGCAATGCTTGTTGTTATGGCATCAGGCTAGACTTTCATTTCATGGTGAAATTTTCTTATACTAGATAAGTGAGTTGAAATTGTTTGACTTAATGTCTCGATCTTTTTTTGGTCCTCTAAATCGGGCATTTGCTTATTTCAGCATTAGTTATAAAACCTGTCAGAGAACCCAGAATGGAAATGGTTGTCAAGGGTCCTCTGTTCTGGGACCCTCGGTGTAAAGATAAAACACGTATGATCTTGAGGCTTTAGAGGAAATAAATGTGTCACGTGGATAAAAGCAAATGACTTTATGCATAGAAGTATTTAGATGCCTATGTTTTTGAATTCCCATAAGTTTTATTATTCTattgtctgttcatgggtctaagAAAAATgcgtaagttgaaaaaagtttattTCACGATATTagtcagaggtataatggtcttatgacatttcgaaagattttattaacgtacttctcatgcattgcattcgtttacttgtgcatttacccatgactcagacgtcgttatatacgcgtatatatgtatatatatgtatatgggatatgataaaaggttacgacgttatatacgcaccaccacctgatcagctggtacacgatgatgatgttgcccacagtggctgaaatatgactcagacggcgttatatacgcatatatatgtatatatatatatatgcatatatatatatatatatatatgtatgtatgtatttatatggatatgggaaaatgttacgacgttatatatgcaccaccacctgatcaactggtatacgtagatgatttgcccacagtggcagagatgatatgatgggatgccctcagaggcttgatgatgttatgtacgtatagacctatgcattacatgacatttatatgcatatgcataacattataaatatttcatgatttacagagctatccagacttacaggttaagtcctttactccatgtttctctcatgtcccttatatactgatttacatgccttacatactcggtacattattcgtactgacttccttttgttggggatactgtattcatgcctgcaggtatagacaatTAGTTTGATGATCCCTCACAGTAGACGAGGTTTgtattcagcgaaggatcggtaagactccacctcattcggagtgcagccgagtctatgagtcattgtGTCAGAGTTTTTGCTACAAATTTATGgataggccggtaccctgtcccatttgatgtcaaataatcttagaggctttatagacAGAGCTTcagtttgtacagtatgtcagaggccttgacggcccatatatattcatgtttaagaaaaatggttcagtgacacagtatattttatttataattttatattatgagttgtggtcatgttggcccatgatagttataaaaggaatgagtgagttacaaagtggttcgctcgggccactacAGCACCGGGTTCCAGCCACGCCtacccaggttcggggcgtgacaaagtggtatcagagcagttctgtccttgggagtctacaaagccgtgcctagtggagtctcacttatgggtgtgttgtcccacatttataattga encodes the following:
- the LOC138871169 gene encoding flocculation protein FLO11-like; the protein is MISTAPISVPLAVSTAPTSAPALVSTSFPSIPVSTSSPSIPVSTSSPSIPSIAPLPSVHRTETGSSSGSMTMRSVTLEVPANHSLLRKTGRADVWLEPLVEVPGTEELLNEEVTTAAIGITIPASAETVHVAASSEVATVPVAESEINIATSNTS